A window of the Brassica oleracea var. oleracea cultivar TO1000 chromosome C1, BOL, whole genome shotgun sequence genome harbors these coding sequences:
- the LOC106302405 gene encoding uncharacterized protein LOC106302405, translated as MARHLEDVMGMATTTQFHVSYLVHVVFLALLGCCVLSAVLLSCADGASDDRATSGNTPAAGGCGGAGCGGGCGG; from the coding sequence ATGGCTAGACACTTAGAAGATGTAATGGGCATGGCGACAACAACACAGTTCCATGTTAGTTACCTTGTTCATGTTGTGTTCTTGGCTCTATTAGGCTGTTGTGTCCTCTCGGCCGTATTACTCTCTTGCGCCGATGGAGCTTCCGACGACAGAGCCACTTCTGGTAACACACCCGCTGCCGGAGGTTGTGGCGGAGCCGGTTGCGGCGGTGGTTGTGGAGGTTAA
- the LOC106295967 gene encoding reticulon-like protein B9 — MPIFGGSSDSEEERTMHQQTKLFNRQRSIHSIFGGGKVADILLWREPKIAATLVIGVSLLWFLLEVVEYNFITLVCHASMTSMLLFFIWSTASDFLNWERPIIPEVVLDESSFKELATSFHDRFNQILSKLLDLACGRDPPLFFLTTISLYILSVIGTCINFMNLLFIGFVSMQTLPVMYEMYEDDVDRVASMLMRKMRKLYRKVDSNVLSKIPRGTVKSKKYA, encoded by the exons ATGCCGATCTTTGGGGGATCTTCTGATTCTGAAGAAGAAAGAACGATGCATCAACAAACTAAGCTCTTCAATCGCCAACGATCAATTCACTCTATATTCGGAGGAGGCAAAG TTGCGGATATTTTGTTATGGAGAGAGCCGAAAATAGCTGCAACACTGGTGATAGGAGTTAGTCTCTTATGGTTCTTATTGGAAGTAGTGGAATACAATTTCATAACCCTAGTTTGTCATGCTTCCATGACCTCTATGCTTCTTTTCTTCATTTGGTCCACTGCTTCCGATTTTCTCAATTG GGAAAGGCCAATCATACCAGAAGTGGTGCTCGACGAATCGTCTTTCAAGGAATTAGCAACAAGCTTTCATGATAGATTCAACCAAATCCTCTCCAAGCTTCTTGACCTTGCTTGTGGAAGAGATCCTCCACTCTTTTTCCTC ACAACAATCTCACTTTACATCCTATCCGTCATCGGGACATGTATCAACTTTATGAATCTTCTGTTCATAG GGTTTGTAAGCATGCAAACATTGCCGGTTATGTACGAGATGTACGAGGATGACGTGGATAGAGTGGCGAGTATGTTAATGAGAAAGATGAGAAAGTTGTACAGGAAAGTGGACTCGAATGTTCTCAGCAAGATCCCAAGAGGAACTGTCAAAAGCAAGAAATATGCTTAA